From the genome of Strix uralensis isolate ZFMK-TIS-50842 chromosome 6, bStrUra1, whole genome shotgun sequence:
AATTTGTTGAAGTCATTGATATTCACTGGTTACCTTAAAACCAGGAAAATCACCTCTTTTGTCAAATTACACACATTTCATGGTAGGATTTTAACAAGATTTCAAGGACGCTGCTATCCTGTATAAAACAAGATGAATTAGGCCCCTGTTGTGTTAGGTTCGCTAAAACCACAGGACTATTACTGTGcgattttgtgtgtgtgtgtgcagcatgTTATGACATATGCACTTTGCTTCTTTTAGaagacaaagggaaagcaaaaccCAGTAGTGCAAGTCAGCAGTCCAGTACAGAAGTGGGTCCTTTTCTTCCCAAACCTGGAGTGGCAGCAGTGGCACCAGTAACACCTGCCTCATCCTCCAAGAGCACAAATGGAGCTCCTAACACAGTTTCTgagtcagaagaggaaaaagccaAAAAACTACTTTACTGTTCATTATGCAAAGTGGCTGTGAATTCTCTGTCACAACTAGAAGCCCACAATACAGGTGAGTATACTTACAGTGCAAGTCAGTAgtgtgtgattatttttaaaattcacaagCTGGTTTTCTGGCACTGTGGTAGTCACACTTCACTGAAGAGTCTTTTAGTTAAAACTTACAATGGCAAATTACAAAAACTTTTCTGTTAATGACAGTTTCATGTGTGGTGTTTGATACTTCATTGAAGcgctctctaatttttttttaactgtccttCATGTTCTCTAAAGGCTTTTAGTTGACAAAATCCCTACAGTTCATGTTACCTAATCAGATTCCATCATACCTTCATAGTGAGGATCATAGTGGTCTGAAACACTAAGGTTTCTAAAATGTcagctctctctctctttcatattTCATCTCACTATCTCTGGTGTCTATTTTTATGCTGGTACAATTTATAGTAATTTTTGTTATTTGATATGTTTGATAATTTATGGTGAGCTCCATAGATTTCCTAGATGTCCTAGAATCTTTTGATTATTGCAGATTAGATATGCACCCTTCAAAAGGCCACAAGCAGCAATCCCTAATGTGCTCTGGCTGCTCTGTGATACGCTGCTGATGTAAAGCTTGTTAACAAACCATTGAAGCTGGTTTGACAGCTGTAATGTATTCTTGAAATGGCCGAAGAAACCATTTCTTCCAAATCAGAGGATACTGACTGAAGTATTCCTGTTCCTAGGCAGGTTTTGAGTGATTGCTGTGATTCCTATCCTATTCTTGGCTAATGCCTTTTTTTCATGATCCAGCAGCTATATGGATTTTGGCAGAAGAATAAGCAAAAAACACCTTGGCCATACAGTCACGCACTGCCCCCAAACAGAAAGGCAGTGGTCCAGTGTGCCTGTTGTTCCCTTTTTGTACAAACCCTTCTTCCATTGCCTGGCTTCCCTTTAGATTGAGGAAGTGGGAACTTGACTCACCAAAACCAGAGTCATCATTAGTCCCAGTCTGTGGTGACTTTAACCATTCTGTCTTGAAGATAAATGTGTTACAAAAAGTCTCAAGGCTAATGGACATGGTTATATGTTGCTGATCATTAACTCACCTGTGTCTCCTTGCCCATTAGGCTCCAAGCACAAGACCATGGTTGAGGCTCGGAACGGCGCTGGTCCCATCAAGTCTTACCCTAGACCTGGATCCCGCCTGAAGATGCAGAATGGCAGTAAAGGCTCAGGACTGCAGAACAAGACATTTCATTGTGAAATCTGTGATGTCCATGTTAATTCGGAAATTCAACTTAAACAGGTAGCCTGCATGTATCTAGGGCTCCTTTGTTGTTTTTAGTTGCATTGCAGTATTTTAGGTGGAATGTAGGCCTGTGTGAAGATGTTTTGGAAAAAAGTGGACCTAGTATTTCTTTTCTGTCATCCCACAACTATTTCTAAATAGTTCACCATAGGTCAAGTTCACCTAAGTgtttcagctggggaaaaaatggTCTTGAGAGTCATGGACAAGGTGGTCAGTATCAATGAATAACATAGCAGATCTAGTTTCAAAGTTTTCTGTGGCTCAAGAGAGAGATTTAAACTTTGGTCTCCCAAATGGAAGAAATTCTGGGTTGAGGTTCCCTCAATTCctcttttgttgctgtttcaatCTGCTGGGATACTTTTTAATACTATGTGAGAAGAAGAATGTGACTTGAATCTATTGGTTTAGGACAATCAGCAGGAGGACAATACTGTAGATATGTCTGAATTGTTTAGAGCAACATTACCATTaacagcagagctgtgtgaaCATGCAGGTCTGCTCTGTCCGAGCCAATTAGCCCTGGGTTCAGAGCTGTGCCAGTACAGATACACTGTTTCTGCTACCCAAAAAGGAACCTCTTAACTGGATGGTGCTGTGCTGTGTGGATGTGTCCTCTCATTCCCAGTTATTTCAGTTATCTCTAAGATAGTATTAAATTGCATGGTGTAGACATATCCCTGGGTACTGGTTCTTCCTTCAACTAATATTGAATTATTTATGCAGCTGAACAGCATCAGTGAGACTGAAATTTGCCTCCTACTTTTGAATATCCCTATGACCTAGTGATTACAGCTCTGCCTGGTTCAAAGCTCCTCAAGTGGAAAAAGGAAATACTAACCAAAATATCAATAATTTGCAGAGCCTGTCTCGGATCACAGAATTCACTGTATTTGATTAGTTTCTGATTCTCTGTTTGATGTGCTCCAAATTGTTATGTTTAATTTAGCAAAACTCATCTTTGCTCTCTCTAAAGAACCTACTTTATCTTACAAACAGGGGCTTAGGCATATCCTGCTGATAAATCAATTTCAAACTCAAAACTGAGAAATGTTTAAACAGCTAATTAAATGTGAGGATATTTATTTCAGCACATTTCCAGCCGAAGGCATAAGGACAGAGTTGCAGGAAAGCCTATGAAACCCAAATATAGTCCTTACAACAAACTGCAGCGCAGCCCAAGTATTTTAGcagtaagtatttttatttctcatcactGTCTATGTGAATTTGTGACCTTGGGGACTCCCAGCGCACAGAGACAGGAACATGACAGACCTGATGCTTCCGCAGCGTTTCTCCCCTGAAGGCTGAGTCTGCATGGGGATCAGATTTGAAGATAGTTATGTATTCTGTCTACCCAGACAAAGACACGCAGACAGCACTGCGCGTGTTATTTACTGCTAGGAAGAAAGGAATAATCAGTGGAATGGGAATGAACCGTGTGCCCCGTGGAAAGGTATCAGCTCTGCTGGGCTAGCACACTTCTCCTTGAAGGCTGCAATGTATATACTCTGCCTTTCCGGACACCTGATGTAACTCTCAGTTATGATGGATGCAGTCGGGGAAAAGGACATAAGATGTTAAGATATAGAAATACTAATGCTCGTTCTCTCCGTACAGCAAAACAGAGTGCTGTGTGGATGTATTATGTTGGCGCAAAAGAGTTACCAGGTGTTTAAGAGAATTGATTGCCTATCTGCATGCTCGGGCTGTGTCTGTCACGGGCTATCAAAACACCTGCCCCCAGCTGTTCCCCTTTCACATGAACCTGCATTCCCAGGAATTCCCCAAGCTGGTTCTGCCAGTCAGCTGCAGCTGGAGTTCAGACTGGCTCTAGCACAGCACAGATTGTATGTTTATTTGCTCATGACTCAGCCTGTATTTTATTCATTAGGGAAAAGTGCATGCCACCTATGGCACAAAAACGATTTATAGGTTGGAAAGAGAGAGATGCaaatgtgtgtgtgcaagagTAAGCATGTGAAAAGCctttaaaagctgaaatattaATATGTCTTTGTAATCGTATAGAGGCAAATGCTGCAGGCTTTCTCTAAGTCTCCGCATTTGATAGGTTCTGCACACACTAATCTTCTTCACTTGTGTAATACTTCATTTTATAATCGATTGCATAAGGAGAGCCCTCCACTAATGAAGGATGTGAGTATCTTTGCCCCCACGAATGTGTGATTGTGGCGCAAACCATTTTCAGTGAGACTAGTGTATATATTTCTGGTTAGCTTTTTCACTGCAAGCACCAGCAACGATTGTAGATCACAAACTGAGTAATAATTCTTTCAGAAAGAATTCTTTATGGTACTGATCTTAAAAAATATTTCGATTTTGAAAAGAGCAGCTCTGCATTGGCAGGTTAAAAGCTGACTGGACTAATACAAGCTTCCCATCTTGACCACTCTACTTTTCTACTATTCATTTTTGCAAGTGGGAAATTTGACTTTTGACATTGaagtcttaattatttttttaatatttcttgcaCAGTTACGATTTACATAATTTAATGTTGTTTACCTCCAAATTATGCTTCCTCTAAATGTCAGTGTGACTGCCCCTACACTCAAGATATTTATGTATCTAAAGATACGATTTGGTTGCTTTAATTGCCTTGGGAGTAAGAAGACAATGTGGGTAAAATTTCTAAGCAGCTGACATGAGGTTTCTATGAGAAACTATGATGTGCCCTTTGTCAGGGTTCAGTTTTCTCTCATGTAAAAGTGGGCATGGGGAGAACTATATTTACATTGCTATTTTGTGTGGTTTATTCCAGGCAAAACTTGCATTCCAGAAGGACATGATTAAGCCTCTGGCACCTGCTTTCCTTTCATCTCCTCTGGCTGCGGCTGCAGCTGTATCGtcagctctgtcccttcctcctCGTCCCTCTGCATCCTTGTTCCAGGCGCCTGCAATACCACCAGCTCTCCTCAGGCCAGGCCATGGTCCCATCCGGGCAACACCTGCTTCCATACTTTTTGCACCATACTAATTTATTGATGTAAAAAAGAGATTACTGTGGCCagtagaaagggaaaaagaaaagcaggaaaagggtcaagattttaaaatgtctttctctgtTGAAATGCCATCCAGCGTGACACCTCAACCACCCACACCATAAAATTCATCATTGATGGTACTGCATTCTGGAGTCTAGACaactttctttttcagtctttctctgtctttccttttttaatccaAATAGAGAGTGGTTTAGTAAAAACTTAATTGCTCATAAAATTTATACCATTAAAGATTCATGCAtctattactttttaattttttttcaatgtgtatGATGCACCTTGGAATCAACGAAcgtaaaatattttcctgacagACTTGAAAACTAGGGTCTTCCTCACTCACACTTATGTAAATACTTCTCTGAAAACCAATGGGGTATGATCTAATGTGGAAAAAAGGTAGATGAACCAAATGCTTGATTGTGGGTAACATCTCAAAAATGAATTGcgtctttttcttttcagtgtgctCTTGTTGACAGGGATTGTGTACTGTCCTAGGCCCCAGTACTGGTGTATCTTGTGTAGTACTAAAGATGTATCACATgtctgattttaatatttttagtttctgtGCAAATGTTTGAAAGCAATGCAGTGCTGaagcttttaattatttcttttgtgtcACACTTTatttagagaaattaaaaatagaaagccATATAACATATAGTTAAGATTACTACTTGTTTGCTACTTTCATTTaacttatttttgttgtttactCACTGGTGTTGCTAAGcaatgtttaaagagaaaaaaaagcttttcaattGCACATTACCACAGCTCACATGCATTGTTCAAGAAGGCAACAGATCCATGTATTTGTACGTAAAtatccttttttcttcatttctaacTAGTTTCCTTTGTAACAATGCTGCATAACGTTGTGGCTCCCTAATGCAATAATGTacagaacataaaatatttataattgaCCGTATTATCTGTTTACTGAATGTATTGCAGTAATGCCCCAACCCTTTTATAAAGGTGATTTCAATATGCAGTACTCAGACTGAAGTCATTATGTGATAATGGGGACAATaggtggaagaaaggaaaacaaaatagaaTTAACTTTTAGAGCATCTTTATCTGCAATCCATAATAGTAAAAtgtctgtgtatttttttaaatgtaccttttcaataaaataataaaaaaatatacctGCTTCTTGTGTTTATTAATtggtacagaagaaaaaaagcctggaaCAAACAAATTTACCTAAAGGAGTCTTCAGGAGCAGACAAAGCACTAGAGTTGCAATAAAGTATAATTACAGAACCTGTGTTTACTTCCCTTGTGTTTTAACATCTTTTCCTTGCTACATCCTGTTACAGCGTTTACTGGGGCATTTTTGCAGTAAGACTGTAAACATTCACTACATTGGAGTTTCAGAGGAAGAAGCAGTAGAGCCAGGTGGGTGATTATGGTTTTACTATTGCACCGCCAAAATGCTGCAACATGGTTATGCCATCTCTGATGGAGATTAAGGATTAACTTTAAAACCAACCTGGGCATATCTGAGCCTGGAAACGGGTCACTTTGGAGCCAGGACTTGCTCTGAAGCGTGGGCAAAGTAGACAGCTGCTTGACGCAGCAGGCTTTTGAAGGCAAGTGTTTGAGGAAGCTTTGATATTATCTTTTTCCCTGATGAAAAGCTTGATCTGTTctgtaaaaatcttttctttgttGATACAAAGTGAAAAAGTAAAGTACAAGAGTAAAAAGACTCAACTGTAAGGCTGTTAAGGTTAATACAAAGCCAACAGGGCCATTACAAAGCCATAAAGGCCAAGGAATAAGAATTTCAGGAACTTTATAATAGAGAATTTACAGACCAACATATAGCTCATAGATGCAATGTATTAGAGACCATTTTCTGCAAGTGTAATTCTACCCAATTTCCACTATTCAGTGGAGCAGTCGACTGTGTTGTGAGAGGATAATTCACTGGAGAATCGCCTACAAAGGGGTAGGTAAGGGAGTCTGGGCTTTTAGCATCTTCTGAGGAAGCAGGTACAGTTGTATTAATCCTGTGGACTGTGAGAATTACAAGGTAGTAACCGGTAGGCAGTCTTGCATGTGCATCTGTTTGTGTCTGATTTTGTAACTCATGCTTGTAGGGAGTCAGGTTTAGCTGATCAGCTACTTTCAGAGGAGTTACTTGCATGAGGATGCTGTTTCTGTCCAACATGAGATAGGTCTACAGAACTGTGTATTTTAATTGGTTCTTCAGGAAACATGCTATTTTAGCTGCTTTTTATAACCTACTGTCAGTGATGAGAAATGTTCAATTACAAGTTTCTGCAATTGAAAATATTCCCATATAAGGTACAGAAAACCTGTACTAAGGAGGGGACCGGCCAGGGATGTGTAGATTTGTTGGATGGCTGATTATTTCAAAGAGCATCTTACACTGGAGAAACATTTAGGCCACTAAGAGTGAAAGAATGTGTCATGTCATTCAGCAACGAGAGAAATTACGTAGTCCTTTAGCTCTTTGTGTTTCACAGATTATGATTGTAAGCCAAGGAAGGCTCATGTTCAAATTCATATTCAACATCCTTTGTACTCTTTGCTGTGTTAACTTATATTTTGTGTACTGTACCTCTGCTTGCCACCAAAGTTTTGTCCATGACATGCAGGACTGAGCATTTGAGATGATAATTACATGATAAATGGCAAACCTCATTATGCCTGCTGGGATCTCACATTTTAGAAACGAGCTCTACATGAGAAGGAGAATTTGTATGATACTTGCACAAAGGCTATCAGCTGCTTTTTTGGCATTAGGATGTTTTCTCTTGAGGTATAATAGCATTACAGTCAGCTAGCTAtgaaattaatggattttttatAACAAAGGGCTAGTACTGAAATATAATATTTACATTGCAGTTACCgttttgaataaatatatttaatgtgaAAACTACTAATGTAATAAGGTTAAAGTAATAGACCACGTCCTCTCATATGTCTGTTATTCTAGGTCTGCTCACTGTGTTTTGAGCTGCAAGCTGTTCCTGTACGAGAAGTCAAAAGTTATAAGGGGCACTGTGTTGGTCAGGGATTGTCACCTGGCACTGCCATCTTTCTGTAGCAGAAGAAAAAGGATTCAGACTGGACATGGACACATCAGCAGGAACTTTCTGCTGGCGCATGTGTCTGGATCATGGTCGTTGTAGTGCAAAAGATTTCCATAAAGGGTATCAAACAGAGGAAATGGTCCAGTAGTCTATACAGACatatacttttaagaaaaatatagaaataggATCTTCTATGACCACTGCAGGATACTAGTATGTGTGCATCTCATTTCTGCAGGtcaaaacaataataaaatatttccttctgacTTTGGTAAGATAGCAGAAGGAAGAAGACAGAATCTGGCACACATATTGCCCTGTCCATATCACCACTTGAACTCCGATGATAATGTTACACTGGGAATTAGAGTCCCTCTACTGTAAACTAATAGATGTTTCCTGTAAGAAAGagattattcattaaaaaataaattaccttaTTTTACTCCCTTACTCTGTGATCTTGGACTATAAATTTTATGGTCAGAAAAGTTTTGCAAAAGAATTTGTCACAtttgtctgaaaaaaagagaacatggTTGTCCTAAGCTCTGCAGGAAGTATTTCACTACCTCTATGCATCTGGCAATAATCCAGTGAGCCTCACTGTATATCTTTTGAACATGTCACTTTGAGTAAGTGAGGTACTGTACTACTTATTCATGCTTGGTTGGACAGTAAATCTCCACAGCTGTCACCTTCTGGTCACAGTGGTCATGATGATTTTCTTACTATGGCtagtatatttttttaaccatttt
Proteins encoded in this window:
- the ZNF385B gene encoding zinc finger protein 385B isoform X4 codes for the protein MENSLQVQLLALCLQVRAQMDPVQKAVINHTFGVSIPPKKKQVISCNVCQLRFNSDSQAEAHYKGSKHAKKVKALEATKNKPKVGSSKDSAKANTSCSTTPVTANISDKSEDKGKAKPSSASQQSSTEVGPFLPKPGVAAVAPVTPASSSKSTNGAPNTVSESEEEKAKKLLYCSLCKVAVNSLSQLEAHNTGSKHKTMVEARNGAGPIKSYPRPGSRLKMQNGSKGSGLQNKTFHCEICDVHVNSEIQLKQHISSRRHKDRVAGKPMKPKYSPYNKLQRSPSILAAKLAFQKDMIKPLAPAFLSSPLAAAAAVSSALSLPPRPSASLFQAPAIPPALLRPGHGPIRATPASILFAPY
- the ZNF385B gene encoding zinc finger protein 385B isoform X3 — its product is MMQPSLDIKPFMSFPVDSSSAVGFFPNFNTMDPVQKAVINHTFGVSIPPKKKQVISCNVCQLRFNSDSQAEAHYKGSKHAKKVKALEATKNKPKVGSSKDSAKANTSCSTTPVTANISDKSEDKGKAKPSSASQQSSTEVGPFLPKPGVAAVAPVTPASSSKSTNGAPNTVSESEEEKAKKLLYCSLCKVAVNSLSQLEAHNTGSKHKTMVEARNGAGPIKSYPRPGSRLKMQNGSKGSGLQNKTFHCEICDVHVNSEIQLKQHISSRRHKDRVAGKPMKPKYSPYNKLQRSPSILAAKLAFQKDMIKPLAPAFLSSPLAAAAAVSSALSLPPRPSASLFQAPAIPPALLRPGHGPIRATPASILFAPY
- the ZNF385B gene encoding zinc finger protein 385B isoform X2 — its product is MKRPLSPDHVFEDGIMNQPVFLRGFEEKGLRNDRQDYQLSKEKKKILFSFCEVCNIQLNSAAQAQVHYNGKSHLKRVKQLNNGKLPTSTAPGTLFASTSTGATTLPTLVRTPTLMMQPSLDIKPFMSFPVDSSSAVGFFPNFNTMDPVQKAVINHTFGVSIPPKKKQVISCNVCQLRFNSDSQAEAHYKGSKHAKKVKALEATKNKPKVGSSKDSAKANTSCSTTPVTANISDKSEDKGKAKPSSASQQSSTEVGPFLPKPGVAAVAPVTPASSSKSTNGAPNTVSESEEEKAKKLLYCSLCKVAVNSLSQLEAHNTGSKHKTMVEARNGAGPIKSYPRPGSRLKMQNGSKGSGLQNKTFHCEICDVHVNSEIQLKQHISSRRHKDRVAGKPMKPKYSPYNKLQRSPSILAAKLAFQKDMIKPLAPAFLSSPLAAAAAVSSALSLPPRPSASLFQAPAIPPALLRPGHGPIRATPASILFAPY